The following are from one region of the Vulpes vulpes isolate BD-2025 chromosome 14, VulVul3, whole genome shotgun sequence genome:
- the DEFB123 gene encoding beta-defensin 123 — translation MKLLWLTVAALLLLTQLTPGGTRKCWNLHGKCRQKCSRRERTYVYCTNNKLCCVKPKFQPRENLWPF, via the exons ATGAAGCTCCTTTGGCTGACTGTGGCTGCACTGCTGCTCCTGACCCAGCTCACTCCAG GTGGCACCCGAAAATGCTGGAATCTTCACGGCAAATGCCGCCAGAAATGCTCCAGGAGAGAAAGGACCTATGTTTACTGCACAAATAATAAACTGTGCTGTGTGAAGCCCAAGTTCCAGCCGAGAGAAAATCTATGGCCATTTTAA